The genomic stretch CCGCGTCCACCTCGGGGTCGATCGGCACGACGGCACGCTCGAGCTCGTCCCCGCGCTCGACGAGCATCCGCACCGCCCCGAGCTGCGCCGCGAAGGACAGGTCCATGATCTCGATCGGATTGCCCTCGGCAGCGGTGATGTTGATGCAGCCCCCGCCGTCGAGCAGGAGCACGTCGGGACCGTCCGAGACGCTCAGGCGTTCGACCTTCCGTCCGATCGTCGTGCGGACCGCTCCGGCGGCGAGCGCGTCGTCGACGGCGACCTCCTGGTCCACCCCGCCGGCGACCGCGACGATCGCTCCGGCAGCGCAAGCCCGCAGCACGGCGAGGCTGATCGTGTCCGGCACCCCGGAGGCACTCATCACCAGGTCCGCGGTCCGGACGGCCTCGGTGAGCGGGGCGACGGTGTACCCGGCGAACAGGGCCTGCAGCGCCCGGACCGGGTCGGGGTCCGCGACGGTGACCCGGAACCCGAGCGCGCGGAGCACGAGGGCGACCCCCTCGCCGACGTGACCGAACCCGGCGACGACGGCCGAGCCTCCCAGCCGGAGCACCGCCGAGGGGTCGTCGAGACCGTCGAGCAGGTCCAGCGCGGCGAACACGGTCGACTGCCCGGTGCCGTACCGGTTGTCGAAGAACGTCTTGGTGCGGGCGTCGTTCACGGCGACCACCGGGATCCCGAGCTGCCCGCGCGACGCCATGACCCGCAGCGGGCGGAGACCGCTCGTGGTCTCCTCGGCGGCGCCGAGCATCGTCGGCAGCAGGTCCCGGCGTTCCTGGTGCACGAGCCGGATGACGTGCGAGCCGTCGTCGATGAGGACGTGCGGCCGGGTGTCGAGCATCGCGAGCGCCAGGTCCCGCTGTTCCGGCACGGTCGCCGTGCTGCTCGCGTGCACCGGGATGCCCGTGCGGCGGAGCACGTCCGCGACGGCGTCGTCGGTCTCGTCGGCGTGGGCGTACACGACGACCTCGGCGCCGGCGTCCTGCAGCAGCAGGGCGAGCACCGCGGTCTTCGGTTCCAGGAACAGGCTGACGCCGATGCGGGTGCCGCGGAGCAGGCTTCCCTGCCGGAGCTCGTCGGCGACCGCGCGGGAGACCGGCATCGAGCGGCGGGCCCAGCGGATGCGGGCCTGGGCGGCGGGGTCGTCCTCGGCGGAGCGGCCGGTGGAGACGAGGAACACGTCGTCGGACGTCGTCGGTACGCCGAGCACCCCGGGTCGGGCGAGCGTCGTCGGACCGAACGCGTCCTCGTCGACGGCGGGGACGTGGCGGCCGGCGTCGACCACGAGCAGCGTGGACCCGCTCGGGCGGTCGGCGGTGGCCTGCTCGACCGCGAGGACGGACTCCTCCGGGGTGCCGAGGCACCAGAGCTGGTCGACAGCGGCTGGATCGGCGGCTGGGTCCTCGGCCGGCCGGGCACCGAGTCCCACGAGCAGGTCGTGGAGGACGGCCGCGTCGCGGGCGTCGCCGCCGACGATGCGGAAGCGCCGGGCGGCGATCAGCATGTTCGTCACCCGGGCGGTGTGCCGCACGGCGGCGGAGGCCCAGGCCAGCACGGCTGGGTCGACGCGGGCTGTCGAGTCGGCGCGCGGCATGCGCCCATCGTAGGGCGCTCCGGACCGCCTCAGCGGAGCGGGTGCGGCGGCGGCGACCCGGCCCAGGTGCCGAGCTGCGCGAGCTGTCGGGCGTCGATCCGCCGGGCCCGCCGCCGGTAGTGCAGGAGCACACCGACCAGGACGGCCACGCCGATCACGGACACGACCGCGAGCCCGGCGATGTACAGCGACGTGACGACGCCGGCGAGGGACGACGGCACGTACCCGTCCTGCGCCGCCGAGAACGGCGTCCCCGTCAGGACGAACGCCAGCAGGGTCGAGATGGTCGAGTTCGAGTCCCACAGCCCGTGCAGCACCGCGACGACGACGTAGGCGACCAGGATCTGCCACGCCCACCGGAACCTCGGTCGCCCATGTGCCACGCCGAACAGCACGGACCCGAGGATCGCCGTCCAGAGCACGTGGCCGACCGGGGACAGCACGGCGCGCGCGACCTCGGTCTGCAGCAGCGAGGACAGGTCGATGCCGCGGATGGTGATCGCGGCGTTGAAGGCGTACCCGGCGGACTCGAACGCCGAGAACCCGGCGCCGACGGTCGCCCCGAGGAGCGCCCCCTGCCGCGCGGTCTTCGGCCGGACCCGCCACCCGACCACGACGAGCAGCACCCCCTTGACGAGTTCCTCGGCGAAGCCGACGAGCAGGTACAGCCCGGCTCCCGGTCGGAGGTCGGACTCGAGCAGTGACGCCCCGAGGACACCGAGCACCCCGCCCACGAAGAACGCGGTGACGAGCTGCATGGTGCTGATCGTGCCGGTGACCCGCTCGATGACGAACAGCACGACCGTGAAGGGGACCAGGAAGCTGCCGATCAGGATGATCGTCGGCACCAGGTTCGTGTTCTGGGTGGCGATCGTCACGATGATCGTCACGACCCAGAGCAGGAACCCGCCGAGCAGGGTCTTCCACCACCAGCCGTGCCGGTGGTGCGGGTGGGCGCTGCCCTGCGCCTCGGTCTCGAGCGTCATGGGGCCATCGTGCTCCCGCGCATGCCGACCCGGTCACCGGGAATACGGAAGGCGCGGCGGACGTAGTGACCGACATGACTGACGAGACGTTCGACAAGGTGACCATGTTCGGCGCGGACTGGTGCCGCGACTGCCGTCGTTCCAAGGCGCTGCTCGACCGCCTGGGCGTGGACTACGAGTACGTCGACGTCGAGGCCGACCTGTCGGCAGCGGACCGGGCCGAGGCGATCAGCGGCCGGAAGAACATCCCCGTCGTGGTGCTGCCGAACGGCAAGCACTTCGTCGAGCCGTCCGACGCCGAACTGCAGGGCGAGTTGGAGTCCTCGGGCGCGGTCTGAGCACCCTCCGCGGCCCCGTCCTGGCG from Curtobacterium sp. MCLR17_032 encodes the following:
- a CDS encoding adenosylhomocysteinase yields the protein MPRADSTARVDPAVLAWASAAVRHTARVTNMLIAARRFRIVGGDARDAAVLHDLLVGLGARPAEDPAADPAAVDQLWCLGTPEESVLAVEQATADRPSGSTLLVVDAGRHVPAVDEDAFGPTTLARPGVLGVPTTSDDVFLVSTGRSAEDDPAAQARIRWARRSMPVSRAVADELRQGSLLRGTRIGVSLFLEPKTAVLALLLQDAGAEVVVYAHADETDDAVADVLRRTGIPVHASSTATVPEQRDLALAMLDTRPHVLIDDGSHVIRLVHQERRDLLPTMLGAAEETTSGLRPLRVMASRGQLGIPVVAVNDARTKTFFDNRYGTGQSTVFAALDLLDGLDDPSAVLRLGGSAVVAGFGHVGEGVALVLRALGFRVTVADPDPVRALQALFAGYTVAPLTEAVRTADLVMSASGVPDTISLAVLRACAAGAIVAVAGGVDQEVAVDDALAAGAVRTTIGRKVERLSVSDGPDVLLLDGGGCINITAAEGNPIEIMDLSFAAQLGAVRMLVERGDELERAVVPIDPEVDAVTARAALAAFGTVVGPPGRSADTTWPAAQPADREPDVRTRRFGDSA
- a CDS encoding glutaredoxin domain-containing protein; protein product: MTDETFDKVTMFGADWCRDCRRSKALLDRLGVDYEYVDVEADLSAADRAEAISGRKNIPVVVLPNGKHFVEPSDAELQGELESSGAV
- a CDS encoding PrsW family glutamic-type intramembrane protease, giving the protein MTLETEAQGSAHPHHRHGWWWKTLLGGFLLWVVTIIVTIATQNTNLVPTIILIGSFLVPFTVVLFVIERVTGTISTMQLVTAFFVGGVLGVLGASLLESDLRPGAGLYLLVGFAEELVKGVLLVVVGWRVRPKTARQGALLGATVGAGFSAFESAGYAFNAAITIRGIDLSSLLQTEVARAVLSPVGHVLWTAILGSVLFGVAHGRPRFRWAWQILVAYVVVAVLHGLWDSNSTISTLLAFVLTGTPFSAAQDGYVPSSLAGVVTSLYIAGLAVVSVIGVAVLVGVLLHYRRRARRIDARQLAQLGTWAGSPPPHPLR